A stretch of the Lolium perenne isolate Kyuss_39 chromosome 3, Kyuss_2.0, whole genome shotgun sequence genome encodes the following:
- the LOC127342434 gene encoding uncharacterized protein isoform X3 has protein sequence MVSSSILGRLPTGLRLLQLLCGFILSLTRSSADRDGQHAKENEKEVAALDARVKSDVDTGDNFIGDWKAKENEKEAAALDATVKSDIDTGDKELPKFLPRRCMMHVSAILNISENCMSASQRITRGGCSRSQ, from the exons ATGGTATCTTCCTCCATATTAG GCCGCCTACCGACGGGCCTCCGCTTGCTGCAGCTTCTCTGTGGCTTCATCCTTTCCCTGACTCGGTCTTCTGCAGATCGAGATGGACAACAT GCCAAGGAGAACGAGAAGGAAGTCGCAGCCTTGGATGCCAGAGTGAAAAGTGACGTCGACACCGGTGATAATTTTATTGGGGATTGGAAGGCCAAGGAGAACGAGAAGGAAGCCGCAGCCTTGGATGCCACAGTGAAAAGTGACATCGACACCGGTGATAAGGAACTCCCAAAATTTCTCCCGCGCCG GTGCATGATGCATGTGTCTGCTATCTTGAATATCAGTGAGAATTGTATGTCCGCAAG CCAACGGATCACTAGAGGTGGGTGTTCAAGATCTCAATAG
- the LOC127342434 gene encoding uncharacterized protein isoform X5: MVSSSILGRLPTGLRLLQLLCGFILSLTRSSADRDGQHAKENEKEVAALDARVKSDVDTGDNFIGDWKAKENEKEAAALDATVKSDIDTGDKELPKFLPRRCMMHVSAILNISENYK; the protein is encoded by the exons ATGGTATCTTCCTCCATATTAG GCCGCCTACCGACGGGCCTCCGCTTGCTGCAGCTTCTCTGTGGCTTCATCCTTTCCCTGACTCGGTCTTCTGCAGATCGAGATGGACAACAT GCCAAGGAGAACGAGAAGGAAGTCGCAGCCTTGGATGCCAGAGTGAAAAGTGACGTCGACACCGGTGATAATTTTATTGGGGATTGGAAGGCCAAGGAGAACGAGAAGGAAGCCGCAGCCTTGGATGCCACAGTGAAAAGTGACATCGACACCGGTGATAAGGAACTCCCAAAATTTCTCCCGCGCCG GTGCATGATGCATGTGTCTGCTATCTTGAATATCAGTGAGAATT ATAAATAG
- the LOC127342436 gene encoding 26S proteasome non-ATPase regulatory subunit 14 homolog has protein sequence MERLQRIFGAGAMGQPPSDSPLLDSSEQVYISSLALLKMLKHGRAGVPMEVMGLMLGEFVDDYTVRVVDVFAMPQSGTGVSVEAVDHVFQTNMLDMLKQTGRPEMVVGWYHSHPGFGCWLSGVDINTQQSFEALNPRAVAVVIDPIQSVKGKVVIDAFRLINPQTMMLGQEPRQTTSNVGHLNKPSIQALIHGLNRHYYSIAINYRKNELEEKMLLNLHKKKWTDGLILKKFDTHSETNEQTVQEMLTLAIKYNKAVQEEDELSPEKLAIANVGRQDAKKHLEEHVSNLMSSNIVQTLGTMLDTVVF, from the exons ATGGAGCGGCTGCAGCGGATCTTCGGCGCCGGCGCGATGGGGCAGCCGCCGTCGGACTCGCCGCTCCTCGACTCCTCCGAGCAGGTCTACATCTCCTCCCTCGCGCTCCTCAAGATGCTCAAGCACG GGAGGGCCGGCGTGCCGATGGAGGTCATGGGCCTCATGCTCGGCGAGTTCGTCGACGACTACACGGTCCGGGTGGTCGACGTCTTCGCCATGCCGCAGAGCGGGACAGGGGTCAGCGTCGAGGCCGTCGACCACGTCTTCCAGACTAACATGCTCGACATGCTCAAGCAGACTGGCAG ACCAGAGATGGTGGTAGGGTGGTATCACTCCCATCCTGGTTTTGGTTGCTGGTTATCAGGTGTTGATATCAATACTCAACAG AGTTTTGAAGCCTTAAACCCCAGGGCAGTTGCCGTTGTGATAGATCCCATCCAGAGTGTCAAGGGGAAGGTGGTCATCGATGCATTTCGTCTCATTAATCCTCAGACCATGATGCTTGGGCAGGAGCCACGACAGACAACATCCAATGTTGGGCACCTGAATAAGCCATCCATTCAG GCTCTTATTCATGGTCTGAACAGACACTACTACTCTATTGCAATAAATTACCGCAAAAATGAGCTCGAGGAAAAAATGCTGCTGAACCTTCACAAAAAGAAATGGACCGATGGATTGATTTTAAAGAAATTTGACACACATTCAGAAACCAATGAGCAGACTGTTCAG GAAATGCTGACCCTAGCCATCAAGTACAATAAGGCAGTGCAGGAGGAGGATGAACTGTCCCCTGAGAAATTAGCGATAGCTAATGTGGGACGTCAAGATGCAAAGAAGCATTTAGAAGAACATGTCTCAAATTTGATGTCCTCAAACATAGTTCAGACCCTAGGGACCATGCTCGACACGGTTGTCTTTTAG
- the LOC127342434 gene encoding uncharacterized protein isoform X2, which produces MVSSSILGRLPTGLRLLQLLCGFILSLTRSSADRDGQHAKENEKEVAALDARVKSDVDTGDNFIGDWKAKENEKEAAALDATVKSDIDTGDKELPKFLPRRCMMHVSAILNISENCMSARYHDQEVNSQKAF; this is translated from the exons ATGGTATCTTCCTCCATATTAG GCCGCCTACCGACGGGCCTCCGCTTGCTGCAGCTTCTCTGTGGCTTCATCCTTTCCCTGACTCGGTCTTCTGCAGATCGAGATGGACAACAT GCCAAGGAGAACGAGAAGGAAGTCGCAGCCTTGGATGCCAGAGTGAAAAGTGACGTCGACACCGGTGATAATTTTATTGGGGATTGGAAGGCCAAGGAGAACGAGAAGGAAGCCGCAGCCTTGGATGCCACAGTGAAAAGTGACATCGACACCGGTGATAAGGAACTCCCAAAATTTCTCCCGCGCCG GTGCATGATGCATGTGTCTGCTATCTTGAATATCAGTGAGAATTGTATGTCCGCAAG ATATCATGATCAAGAAGTGAACTCTCAAAAGGCATTCTGA
- the LOC127342434 gene encoding uncharacterized protein isoform X1, whose product MVSSSILGRLPTGLRLLQLLCGFILSLTRSSADRDGQHAKENEKEVAALDARVKSDVDTGDNFIGDWKAKENEKEAAALDATVKSDIDTGDKELPKFLPRRCMMHVSAILNISENSNGSLEVGVQDLNSRLGPFNT is encoded by the exons ATGGTATCTTCCTCCATATTAG GCCGCCTACCGACGGGCCTCCGCTTGCTGCAGCTTCTCTGTGGCTTCATCCTTTCCCTGACTCGGTCTTCTGCAGATCGAGATGGACAACAT GCCAAGGAGAACGAGAAGGAAGTCGCAGCCTTGGATGCCAGAGTGAAAAGTGACGTCGACACCGGTGATAATTTTATTGGGGATTGGAAGGCCAAGGAGAACGAGAAGGAAGCCGCAGCCTTGGATGCCACAGTGAAAAGTGACATCGACACCGGTGATAAGGAACTCCCAAAATTTCTCCCGCGCCG GTGCATGATGCATGTGTCTGCTATCTTGAATATCAGTGAGAATT CCAACGGATCACTAGAGGTGGGTGTTCAAGATCTCAATAGTCGCTTGGGGCCATTCAATACGTAG
- the LOC127342434 gene encoding uncharacterized protein isoform X4, whose product MVSSSILGRLPTGLRLLQLLCGFILSLTRSSADRDGQHAKENEKEVAALDARVKSDVDTGDNFIGDWKAKENEKEAAALDATVKSDIDTGDKELPKFLPRRCMMHVSAILNISENYIMIKK is encoded by the exons ATGGTATCTTCCTCCATATTAG GCCGCCTACCGACGGGCCTCCGCTTGCTGCAGCTTCTCTGTGGCTTCATCCTTTCCCTGACTCGGTCTTCTGCAGATCGAGATGGACAACAT GCCAAGGAGAACGAGAAGGAAGTCGCAGCCTTGGATGCCAGAGTGAAAAGTGACGTCGACACCGGTGATAATTTTATTGGGGATTGGAAGGCCAAGGAGAACGAGAAGGAAGCCGCAGCCTTGGATGCCACAGTGAAAAGTGACATCGACACCGGTGATAAGGAACTCCCAAAATTTCTCCCGCGCCG GTGCATGATGCATGTGTCTGCTATCTTGAATATCAGTGAGAATT ATATCATGATCAAGAAGTGA